TCTCCTCGCGGCTGGCCGGGTCGAGGTTGTTGGTGGGCTCGTCGAGCAGCAGGACGTTGGCGCTCGAGGCCACGAGCGTGGCCAGGGCCAGGCGGGTCTTCTCGCCGCCGGAGAGGACGCGCGCGGGCTTGTCGACGTCGTCGCCCTGGAAGAGGAAGCTGCCCAGGAGCGTGCGGCACTGCGTGTCCCCCAGCTGCGGAGCGGCGTGGCGCATGTTGTCCAGGACGGACGCGTCCTGGTCCAGGGTGTCGTGCTCCTGCGCGAAGTAGCCCAGCTTGAGGCCGTGGCCGGCGATCACCTCGCCGGTGTCCGGGATCTCGGTGCCGGCGAGCATCCGCAGCAGCGTGGTCTTGCCCGCGCCGTTGTAGCCGAGGATCACCACGCGCGAGCCGCGGTCGATCGCCAGGTCCACGCCGGTGAAGATCTCCAGGGACCCGTAGGACTTGGACAGGTTCTGGGCGCTGAGCGGCGTCTTGCCGGAGGCCTGCGGCGTGGGGAACCGGATCGCGGCCACGCGGTCCTGCGCCCGCTCGCCCTCGACGCCGCGCATCATGCGCTCGGCGCGCTTGATCATGTTCTGCGCCGCCACGGCCTTGGTGGCCTTCGCGCGCATCTTCTCGGCCTGCGCCATGAGGGCCGAGGCCTTCTTCTCCGCGTTGGCGAACTCCCGACGGCGGCGCGCCTCGTCCTGCTGGCGCTGCGCCTGGTAGTTCTTCCAGTTCATGTTGTAGACGTCGATCGTCTGGCGGTTCGCGTCCAGGTAGAGGACCTTGTTGACGGTCATCTCCATGAGCTCGACGTCGTGGCTGATCATCAGCAGCCCGCCCGAGTAGGTGCGCAGGTACTCGCGCAGCCACACGATCGAGTCGTGGTCCAGGTGGTTCGTGGGCTCGTCCAGGAGCATCGTGTCCGCGTCGGAGAACAGGATGCGAGCGAGCTCCACGCGGCGGCGCTGACCGCCGGAGAGAGTGTGCAGCGGCTGGTCCAGCACGCGGTCCGGCAGGCCGAGGTTGGACGTGATCCGCGCGGCCTCGGACTCCGCGGCGTACCCGCCGCGGGCCTCGAACTCCGCCTCGAGCCGCGAGTACCGGTCCATCGCCTTCTGGCGCTGGACGTCGTCGTCGGAGGCCATGCCCTCCTCCGCGGCGCGCATGCGGCGGATGGTCTGGTCGAGGTCGCGGGCGGAGAGGATCCGGTCCCGGCCGGACTGCTCCATGTCGTCGACCTTCGGGTCCTGGGGCAGGTACCCGATGCGGCCGGAGGCGGTCACGGTGCCGGCGGTGGGCTGGGTGCGGCCGGCGAGGACCTTGGTGAGGGTGGTCTTGCCGGCGCCGTTGCGGCCCACCAGGCCCACCTTGTCCCCCCGGTCCACGCGGAAGCTCACCTCGTCCATGAGGAGGCGGGCGCCGACGCGCAGTTCGAGATCGGTGACGGTGAGCATGGGAAGGGAGGGCTCCTGGAGACGGGGGGATGCGCCGACTGCGGCGCCGGGCCAGTCTAGTCCGTCTACACTCGGGCGCATGAGCTTCAACGAGAACGTGCAGATCAACGCCGGGCGCGCCCGCGGCGGCGGAGGCGGCCTGGGCGGCCGCGGCGCCGCGATCGGCGGCGGCGGCGGTCTGCTGGCTCTGCTCATCGCCGTGTTCTTCCCCCAGTACGCCGACGACCTCGGCATCGGCGGGGCGGGCGCGGACACCGGGTCCCCGTACGGGCAGTACCAGCAGCAGACCCCCGGCGGCGGCTCGCAGCCCGTCTCGGACGAGGAGTGCTCCACGGGCGCGGACGCCAACCGGAGCACCGACTGCCGCGTGATCGCCACCACCGAGTCCGCGGACGAGTTCTGGGGCGAGTACATGGGCCAGTTCGACACCATCGACTGGCGCCAGCCGGACCTGATGCTGTTCACCGGGAACGTGACCACCGGCGGCTGCGGCTCGGCCACCTCCGCCACCGGCCCCTTCTACTGCCCCGCCGACGAGTCGATGTACTTCGACACGGACTTCTTCGCCACCCTGAGCTCCGACTTCGGCGCCACGGGCGGCCCGCTGGCCGAGCAGTACATCGTGGCCCACGAGTACGGCCACCACGTGCAGAACGTGGTCGGCTGGCTGCGGTACGCCCAGGACGGGCAGACCGGCGTGGAGTCCAACATCGTGCGCTCCGAGCTGCAGGCCGACTGTCTCGCGGGCATGTGGGCCGGGCAGGCCACCCAGACCGTCGACCCCGAGTCCGGTGAGCCCTTCCTCAAGCCCATCACCCAGGACCAGCTGGCCCAGGCCATCGACGCCGCCGGCGCCGTGGGCGACGACCGCATCCAGGAGCAGTACCGGGGCCGCGTCAACCCGGAGGCCTTCACACACGGCTCCTCCGAGCAGCGCCAGGCCTGGTTCATGCGCGGCTACGAGACGGCCCGGCAGAACCCGGACATCAACCAGTGCAACACCTTCCAGGCGCGCAGCCTGGACATCTGAGCCGCTCGCTCTCCGGACCACGACGGCGCCCGCACCCTCGCGCGAGGGTGCGGGCGCCGTCGTCCGTCCGGCCGCGGGCCGGGTCCGCGCCGGTCAACGGCCGAGCATCTCCTCGGTCCGGCGCTGCACGTCCGCCAGCGTGACGGCCCCGTCCGGCAGGATGAACTCCCCGTCGCCGGGCACCATCACCGTGCTCAGCGTCCCGCCGGCATCGGGCCCGATCACGCCGGACCGGCTCACCGTCAACAGGGCGTCCGGTGTGTCCGCGGGCATCAGGTACCAGAGGTACGACTCGGTGGGCGGCTCCGCTGTCGGGGCAGGGCCGGCGACCCACACCCGGACGGTGTCCCCCGCCTCCCCGGTGATCCGCTCCTCCACCCGCACGGTGAGCAGGGAGGAGGTCTGGTCACCGTCGGCCGGGGCGGCGACGACGCGCCCGTCCACCTCCCGGACGCCGGTCGCCGCCATGACGAGACCGCGCACGATCACCGTCGACTTCTCCGTCAGGTCGTCGAAGCTCAACGCCGGGTCGACCTCGCTGACCATCGTGGCCTGGTAGCGCGCCCAGAAGGCCTCCTCCGCCGACGGGGAGGCGCCCGTCGAGGTCGGCGCCGGCGCGGCGGCGGAGTCCCCGTCGACGGGCCCGGCCGCCTCGGCGGCGCAGCCGGTCAGGGCGAGTGAGAGGGCCGTCGCCAGGGCGACCACGGGGCGGGCTGAGCGGGCGATCAGGACCATGCGGGGACCCCTGTCCAGGATGCACCCCTCCCGGTGAGGGGCCTGTGCCCCGATTATCCACCGACGGCCCGGCCAGCGCCACCACGCGCGTCCATCCGGACCTTCGGACCGGAATCCGGCGCCCATACCGGTCAGAAGGTCCGGATGGGCGGCAGGTGCGGGCGGGAGTCCCACCGGTCCCCCGGCATGACGACGCCGGCCCGCACCTGATCGGACAGGTGCGGGCCGGCGTCGGTCGCCAGGGGGATCAGATGTTGAAGCCCAGGGCCCGCATCTGGTCCTTGCCGTCCTCGGTGATCCGCTCGGGACCCCACGGCGGCATCCAGACCCAGTTCAGGCGCCACTCGTCCACGAAGG
This Micrococcus flavus DNA region includes the following protein-coding sequences:
- a CDS encoding ABC-F family ATP-binding cassette domain-containing protein, producing the protein MLTVTDLELRVGARLLMDEVSFRVDRGDKVGLVGRNGAGKTTLTKVLAGRTQPTAGTVTASGRIGYLPQDPKVDDMEQSGRDRILSARDLDQTIRRMRAAEEGMASDDDVQRQKAMDRYSRLEAEFEARGGYAAESEAARITSNLGLPDRVLDQPLHTLSGGQRRRVELARILFSDADTMLLDEPTNHLDHDSIVWLREYLRTYSGGLLMISHDVELMEMTVNKVLYLDANRQTIDVYNMNWKNYQAQRQQDEARRRREFANAEKKASALMAQAEKMRAKATKAVAAQNMIKRAERMMRGVEGERAQDRVAAIRFPTPQASGKTPLSAQNLSKSYGSLEIFTGVDLAIDRGSRVVILGYNGAGKTTLLRMLAGTEIPDTGEVIAGHGLKLGYFAQEHDTLDQDASVLDNMRHAAPQLGDTQCRTLLGSFLFQGDDVDKPARVLSGGEKTRLALATLVASSANVLLLDEPTNNLDPASREEILNALRQYEGAVVLVTHDEGAVEALDPERVVLLPDGDEDLWSEDYLDLISLA
- the ypfJ gene encoding KPN_02809 family neutral zinc metallopeptidase, yielding MSFNENVQINAGRARGGGGGLGGRGAAIGGGGGLLALLIAVFFPQYADDLGIGGAGADTGSPYGQYQQQTPGGGSQPVSDEECSTGADANRSTDCRVIATTESADEFWGEYMGQFDTIDWRQPDLMLFTGNVTTGGCGSATSATGPFYCPADESMYFDTDFFATLSSDFGATGGPLAEQYIVAHEYGHHVQNVVGWLRYAQDGQTGVESNIVRSELQADCLAGMWAGQATQTVDPESGEPFLKPITQDQLAQAIDAAGAVGDDRIQEQYRGRVNPEAFTHGSSEQRQAWFMRGYETARQNPDINQCNTFQARSLDI